Below is a window of Niabella agricola DNA.
TTCAACACCCGTACACCGGCAATGCCTACTTCTTTGATGATATCGCGCTGCAGCAATGCGGGAATACTGTCCTTGGGATGAAGATCCGATTGTGTCCAGAGCCCGATCTGTACGCCATTTCTCCGGGCGTAATCACCAAAAGCTTTCAGGTTCCGGATATTGCTGTCGAGTGTACTCGTTTGCCCGTAGCCCGCGCCGTATCCGTCGTTGGGGAGGATCCAGCCCAGCGGCAGGTCATGGGCCTTATAACGGTCGATCACGCCTCTTGCGGAAAACGGATAATTGTTTTTTTCACCGTTGAGTGATTCTTTAATGCCTCCGTTGTCCTTCTGGCTTTCTTTATAGCGCTTGCCATCTTCAAAAAGTACTCCGACTGTATCCGCCTTCCAGTAGTCGCGGTTATATGCATTCAGATGCCCTTCGTAAAACCCAAATTTGGGCAGCAGTACCGGGGTGCCGGTCAGCTGGTAAAAATCGTTCAGCAGGGCTACCGGCTCCCGGTCGATCATAAAGAATACATCGAGGTAGTTGGTTTCATGTGAAAGGGTGATTGTGTTTTTTTCTTTTGCACCGAAATCGTATTTGCCTTTTTTAAACGTATACCACATAAAGCCATACCCGTTGGTCGACCAGTAAAAGGGGGTAGGAGAGGCCACGCCGCCATCCGTCCAGCTGTTCTGGTTCTCGATGGAAATAAGTTTGCCTTTATGGGAAAACCGGCCGTTTTGCACACCGCCTCCATAGAAGTATTCAGATGGATTTTCTTTCAGCTTCAGACTGGTCGTTTTTTTATCAAATAACACCGGCGTTAATGTTTGCAATACGGTTTGTTTGCTTTTGATATTGGTTATTTTAAGCAATGCCGTTGCCTTGGTGAATTCGAGGGCTACCGCGTTGGTGGAAATTATTACATGCCCCGCATTATCTTTTACATCCAGCCTTGAAACCGTCTTGCGCGGATGATCTGTAAGGATCGATGCCGGTGGCGTGGCCTCAGGTGCGCGAAGGGCTCCGCCCGAAGGGTCTGTAAACATGCGGAAGATGTTTTCACCATAGAAATCCAGCAGTAATTCCTGCCGGTTGCTCAACCGGATCTTTACGGTGGTTGCATCCACCTTCGCGGCACCGGTAATGGCAACGGTGTCGGCTGCCGGTTTTATGGCAGCGGGTGCGGGAGATTTTACCTGTGCGGTAACTGTAAAGAGCGCGACTGTAGCAATTAGCATCGTAACAGCGCCTTTTTTAAAAAAGGCCATTCCAGACTTCAGGTTCATGATCGCTGAATTATATTAAAAATGATCCGGTAAAAGTAACAAAGCCCCGCCGTAAAAAACGGGTTTATGGAAACGATTGCGCAAGGTACATTGCTGGTACAGGCATCAAGAACAAACGATTGCATTAAGCGATAATCGATCCTGCAGGTGTTTTGGAAAGCTGCTTGTTCCGTTAGCAGGCGGAATTGTATACCGGTATTCCCTGCTTGTTGTAAACCTTGCAGTAAGTATCGATCATATGCTTATAATACCGGAATTTAACAGGAGGGGAGCGGCTCCGGCTTGTGTTTCCCGGGGCAGGGTGGTGTACCGGCATGAGTGAAACGGGATAATATAATGGCAAGCGGACGAATGACTTACACCCGGATCCTACCAGCGCCGATGCAGTGCATGCTGTATTACGCACCGGTTAAACCAGATACCAGCAGTTTATTTACGATCACCCCGATTACGATGGCAATCCCAAAACTCAAGAGGGTGCCAATGAGAATGTATTCGGTCAGTTTGCGGTCCTGCCCGACTTTCAGGTCGCTGAAACGAAAAACGGATTTAGCGGTTACCAGGAATCCGATGGCAACCCATTGCAAGTTCAGGATAAAAATAAGCACCAGTATGCGCTCAATATAGCCGATCATCATGCCGGCATGCTGCAATGATTTTGTTTCAATTACATCAGTCCGGATCTCCGTTGCCGGCGCCCACTTGGATAAGATCAGTTTGATGATTACCGAAACCGGAGTGGTCAGCAATACCAGGCCCGTTGTGGTGATCAGCAGTGCGTTCGTTTGCGCGGCCGTCAGGTGCCATGCAAAAGGTTCCATCCACCAGGCGGCGCATATGATCACAGCGAGGTGCAATACCTGGTCCAGGATAAAAAATGCTTTCCTGTTTTTAGCGGTTTGGAACTGGAGTTTTGCAAGATCGATCAGCAGATGGCTGCCGGCAATAAAGGCCGCCAGCGGCAGGTAGCGGGTATCCATGGTGATGAGCAGGATCAGCGCAAAATGAAGAAGTATGTGCAGGTACAGCTTGGGGCTTTTGTATTTTTTGCGTTCTTTTTCTTCCACCCAGCGGGATGGCTGCAAAACAAAATCGCCCAGTAAATGCGCCAGCAACAATTTTATGAGTAGTATCATGTGT
It encodes the following:
- a CDS encoding DUF3307 domain-containing protein, with the translated sequence MILLIKLLLAHLLGDFVLQPSRWVEEKERKKYKSPKLYLHILLHFALILLITMDTRYLPLAAFIAGSHLLIDLAKLQFQTAKNRKAFFILDQVLHLAVIICAAWWMEPFAWHLTAAQTNALLITTTGLVLLTTPVSVIIKLILSKWAPATEIRTDVIETKSLQHAGMMIGYIERILVLIFILNLQWVAIGFLVTAKSVFRFSDLKVGQDRKLTEYILIGTLLSFGIAIVIGVIVNKLLVSGLTGA